One region of Solanum pennellii chromosome 6, SPENNV200 genomic DNA includes:
- the LOC107022038 gene encoding protein PHOSPHATE STARVATION RESPONSE 1-like isoform X1 — MEARPALSVQRTGAHELSNFGASGAHSSLPVLQTSLEEKYPKLPGAALSSFPSNSGAVSHLFSSPSEFSTNLDFSSVLPYDEHLAPATFISQPTINEASIPLANSGVLQGAASSQYVNVNSESWCTELLPDYLDYSVNAPVQNTQLDCRNSGDCQIPPEDPSKQSDWPEWADLVMSDDDALTSSWMVDTSIADAEPKMQYQEQNQPSNFPVHQVQPFQQIPTASVETSAVIPASVETSAVVPASSTGSGSSSKQRMRWTPELHEAFVEAVNKLGGSERATPKGVLKLMKVEGLTIYHVKSHLQKYRTARYKPEASEGSSEKKESSIGDLSALDLKTGIEITEALRLQMEVQKQLHEQLEIQRNLQLRIEEQGRCLQMMFEKQCKSMPGIDLAKGSSSMAEAASAQLNDAVQSSSNKNDPGASLVDHHEAGSHTTQEVVREKQKEHEREDITSSSNLPPTKRAKVDE, encoded by the exons ATGGAGGCGCGTCCTGCTTTATCTGTCCAGAGGACGGGTGCACATGAACTCAGTAATTTTGGAGCATCAGGAGCTCATTCTTCATTACCTGTGCTTCAAACAAGCCTGGAAGAGAAATATCCTAAGTTGCCAGGAGCTGCCCTTTCTTCGTTTCCTTCAAACAGTGGGGCTGTCAGTCATTTGTTTTCCTCACCATCGGAGTTCTCGACCAATCTTGACTTTTCATCTGTTCTGCCTTATGATGAGCATTTGGCACCTGCAACTTTCATTTCTCAGCCAACAATTAATGAGGCGTCAATTCCATTAGCTAATTCTGGAGTTCTTCAAGGTGCTGCATCAAGCCAGTATGTTAATGTAAATAGTGAATCCTGGTGTACAGAGTTATTGCCTGATTACCTTGATTACTCGGTAAATGCCCCTGTCCAGAACACTCAGCTTGATTGTAGAAATTCAGGTGATTGTCAGATCCCACCTGAGGATCCTAGTAAACAAAGTGATTGGCCGGAATGGGCTGACCTTGTAATGAGTGATGATGATGCTTTGACTTCTAGCTGGATGGTTGATACTAGCATTGCTGATGCAGAACCGAAG ATGCAATATCAGGAACAAAATCAACCTTCTAATTTCCCAGTACACCAAGTTCAACCATTCCAGCAAATTCCTACTGCATCTGTAGAAACATCTGCTGTTATTCCTGCATCTGTGGAAACATCTGCCGTTGTTCCTGCATCATCCACTGGGAGTGGTTCTTCATCGAAACAACGGATGCGTTGGACACCAGAACTTCATGAAGCCTTTGTAGAAGCAGTCAACAAGCTTGGTGGAAGTGAAA GAGCTACTCCCAAGGGTGTGCTTAAGTTGATGAAAGTTGAAGGTTTGACCATCTATCATGTAAAAAGTCACTTGCAG AAATATCGAACTGCTAGATATAAACCAGAAGCATCAGAGG GTTCCTCTGAGAAGAAAGAGTCATCCATTGGCGATTTGTCAGCTCTGGACTTAAAAAC GGGTATTGAGATCACTGAAGCATTGCGGTTACAGATGGAAGTTCAGAAACAGCTGCATGAACAGCTTGAG ATCCAAAGAAATCTGCAGCTGCGAATAGAAGAACAAGGACGATGCCTCCAAATGATGTTTGAGAAGCAATGCAAGTCGATGCCTGGTATTGACTTGGCAAAGGGCTCATCATCCATGGCAGAGGCTGCCTCCGCACAGCTGAACGATGCAGTTCAAAGTTCCTCAAATAAAAATGATCCAGGAGCGTCACTGGTCGATCATCACGAAGCAGGAAGTCATACAACACAAGAAGTGGTGAGGGAGAAGCAGAAAGAGCATGAAAGAGAAGATATTACTAGCTCATCAAATTTGCCACCAACGAAACGTGCCAAGGTTGATGAATAA
- the LOC107022054 gene encoding multiple organellar RNA editing factor 2, chloroplastic-like isoform X2, with the protein MLTTAAAMMAGSATPFPSTSVYLAAGELSLSIPVPKPTNLAGRSSTFRRNSILHSIRVENPNPGRVNTIVCKANRSAYSPLNSGSNYGDRPPTEMAPLFPGCDYEHWLIVMDKPGGEGATKQQMIDCYIQTLAKVVGSEEEAKKKIYNVSCERYFGFGCEIDEETSNKLEGLPGVLFVLPDSYVDPENKDYGAELFVNGEIVQRSPERQKRVEPVPQRAQDRPRYNDRTRYVRRRENTR; encoded by the exons ATGCTCACTACAGCAGCAGCTATGATGGCCGGCTCAGCCACTCCCTTCCCGTCGACCTCCGTATATCTCGCCGCCGGCGAACTTTCCTTATCAATCCCAGTACCTAAACCAACAAATCTCGCCGGCCGTTCATCCACTTTCCGCCGCAACTCCATCCTCCATTCCATCCGGGTCGAGAATCCAAATCCGGGTCGGGTCAATACTATCGTGTGCAAAGCTAACCGGTCCGCATACTCGCCACTGAACTCCGGGTCGAACTACGGCGACCGTCCACCGACTGAGATGGCTCCGCTTTTCCCCGGGTGTGATTACGAACACTGGCTTATAGTTATGGATAAGCCTGGAGGTGAAGGTGCTACTAAACAGCAGATGATTGATTGTTACATACAAACATTGGCTAAAGTAGTTGGGAG TGAAGAAGAGGCCAAGAAGAAGATATACAATGTTTCATGCGAAAGATACTTTGGTTTTGGATGTGAGATTGATGAGGAGACATCAAATAAGCTTGAAG GTTTGCCTGGTGTTCTCTTTGTCCTACCAGATTCATATGTCGATCCTGAGAACAAGGATTATGGAG CTGAGCTATTTGTGAACGGAGAGATAGTTCAAAGATCACCTGAAAGACAAAAGAGAGTGGAGCCAGTACCCCAGAGAGCCCAAGACAGACCCAGATATAACGACCGAACACGTTATGTGAGACGCCGCGAGAACACACGGTGA
- the LOC107022038 gene encoding protein PHOSPHATE STARVATION RESPONSE 1-like isoform X2, with amino-acid sequence MEARPALSVQRTGAHELSNFGASGAHSSLPVLQTSLEEKYPKLPGAALSSFPSNSGAVSHLFSSPSEFSTNLDFSSVLPYDEHLAPATFISQPTINEASIPLANSGVLQGAASSQYVNVNSESWCTELLPDYLDYSVNAPVQNTQLDCRNSGDCQIPPEDPSKQSDWPEWADLVMSDDDALTSSWMVDTSIADAEPKEQNQPSNFPVHQVQPFQQIPTASVETSAVIPASVETSAVVPASSTGSGSSSKQRMRWTPELHEAFVEAVNKLGGSERATPKGVLKLMKVEGLTIYHVKSHLQKYRTARYKPEASEGSSEKKESSIGDLSALDLKTGIEITEALRLQMEVQKQLHEQLEIQRNLQLRIEEQGRCLQMMFEKQCKSMPGIDLAKGSSSMAEAASAQLNDAVQSSSNKNDPGASLVDHHEAGSHTTQEVVREKQKEHEREDITSSSNLPPTKRAKVDE; translated from the exons ATGGAGGCGCGTCCTGCTTTATCTGTCCAGAGGACGGGTGCACATGAACTCAGTAATTTTGGAGCATCAGGAGCTCATTCTTCATTACCTGTGCTTCAAACAAGCCTGGAAGAGAAATATCCTAAGTTGCCAGGAGCTGCCCTTTCTTCGTTTCCTTCAAACAGTGGGGCTGTCAGTCATTTGTTTTCCTCACCATCGGAGTTCTCGACCAATCTTGACTTTTCATCTGTTCTGCCTTATGATGAGCATTTGGCACCTGCAACTTTCATTTCTCAGCCAACAATTAATGAGGCGTCAATTCCATTAGCTAATTCTGGAGTTCTTCAAGGTGCTGCATCAAGCCAGTATGTTAATGTAAATAGTGAATCCTGGTGTACAGAGTTATTGCCTGATTACCTTGATTACTCGGTAAATGCCCCTGTCCAGAACACTCAGCTTGATTGTAGAAATTCAGGTGATTGTCAGATCCCACCTGAGGATCCTAGTAAACAAAGTGATTGGCCGGAATGGGCTGACCTTGTAATGAGTGATGATGATGCTTTGACTTCTAGCTGGATGGTTGATACTAGCATTGCTGATGCAGAACCGAAG GAACAAAATCAACCTTCTAATTTCCCAGTACACCAAGTTCAACCATTCCAGCAAATTCCTACTGCATCTGTAGAAACATCTGCTGTTATTCCTGCATCTGTGGAAACATCTGCCGTTGTTCCTGCATCATCCACTGGGAGTGGTTCTTCATCGAAACAACGGATGCGTTGGACACCAGAACTTCATGAAGCCTTTGTAGAAGCAGTCAACAAGCTTGGTGGAAGTGAAA GAGCTACTCCCAAGGGTGTGCTTAAGTTGATGAAAGTTGAAGGTTTGACCATCTATCATGTAAAAAGTCACTTGCAG AAATATCGAACTGCTAGATATAAACCAGAAGCATCAGAGG GTTCCTCTGAGAAGAAAGAGTCATCCATTGGCGATTTGTCAGCTCTGGACTTAAAAAC GGGTATTGAGATCACTGAAGCATTGCGGTTACAGATGGAAGTTCAGAAACAGCTGCATGAACAGCTTGAG ATCCAAAGAAATCTGCAGCTGCGAATAGAAGAACAAGGACGATGCCTCCAAATGATGTTTGAGAAGCAATGCAAGTCGATGCCTGGTATTGACTTGGCAAAGGGCTCATCATCCATGGCAGAGGCTGCCTCCGCACAGCTGAACGATGCAGTTCAAAGTTCCTCAAATAAAAATGATCCAGGAGCGTCACTGGTCGATCATCACGAAGCAGGAAGTCATACAACACAAGAAGTGGTGAGGGAGAAGCAGAAAGAGCATGAAAGAGAAGATATTACTAGCTCATCAAATTTGCCACCAACGAAACGTGCCAAGGTTGATGAATAA
- the LOC107022026 gene encoding BRCA1-associated RING domain protein 1-like, with product MAAEAQSIARFLNPLAFHIQKLGLELKCPLCLNLLTKPMLLPCDHIFCNFCVPSSTQVQCECPLCKHQYVDQEIRAVPHMESMISIFRSLDATCNAKVFQFQSPDSGRPLEQSPVSVNADKSRNEQSVKATIRSNDPSKEIQRHNEHGMPWNVVNHLSVLLSSDRKKDSKNDGYNAEEIDLIQFQQQSPGSAHSSDSNKDIVKETSELRVMKTNSAKQLVEDSSDVVPFLKKEDSVEGLMHHTAMHENVFHERDVKRQKKLSYGLPEMALQSHDHNQQRESCSRIIANSDCNLTCKLSESSFVAHPQEVSDQHLLEGSACAFCLKSKITEGTGPMLHYAKGREVVGDATSLSKAIPVHMKCIDWAPQVYYDGEIIKNLEAELARASKLKCSGCGLKGAALGCLVKSCRRSYHMPCAFEMQNCRWDTDNFVMLCPSHKSVKFPSEKSKSRKRANIEARPEPAPITSERLNFWAKSSDGPKEWVLCGSALSSEEKYMLVKFANVCGATVCKSWNPSVTHVIAATDEKGACTRTLKVLMAILGGKWILTIDWIKACFQENYPVNEEAYELSLDNHGCFGGPKIGRLRASSNAPKLFDGLKFYLSGEYVPAYRTDLLDLVENAGGSIIHTKEQLISQTVATQTTSSACLVVYSSDPPRGSEFGEERNILLQRQANAEELAKPLGCQVIQHTWILESIATCKLVPFC from the exons ATGGCGGCGGAGGCTCAAAGCATTGCTCGGTTTCTTAACCCATTGgcttttcatattcaaaaatTGGGTCTTGAGCTCAAATGCCCTCTTTg CTTAAACTTGCTGACTAAACCTATGTTGCTTCCCTGTGACCATATTTTTTGCAA CTTTTGTGTTCCGAGCTCGACCCAAGTTCAATGTGAATGCCCTTTATGCAAACATCAATATGTTGATCAAG AAATTAGGGCAGTGCCTCATATGGAGAGTATGATATCCATATTTAGAAGCTTAGATGCTACTTGCAATGCTAAAGTCTTTCAATTCCAATCTCCCG ATTCTGGAAGACCACTAGAGCAGTCTCCCGTTTCTGTTAATGctgacaaatcaagaaatgaGCAATCTGTCAAAGCCACAATAAGAAGCAATGATCCGAGCAAGGAGATTCAAAGGCACAATGAACATGGAATGCCATGGAATGTTGTGAATCATTTGAGTGTCTTGCTTTCTTCTGACAGGAAGAAAGACTCGAAAAATGATGGGTATAATGCAGAGGAAATAGATTTGATTCAATTTCAACAGCAGTCACCAGGCAGTGCTCATTCATCAGACAGCAACAAAGATATTGTTAAAGAGACCAGTGAACTGAGA GTTATGAAAACCAATTCTGCAAAGCAGCTTGTAGAAGATAGCTCGGATGTGGTTCCATTTCTGAAAAAAGAAGATAGTGTTGAAGGTTTAATGCACCACACAGCTATGCATGAAAATGTGTTTCATGAAAGGGATGTGAAGAGACAAAAGAAACTAAGCTATGGATTGCCAGAGATGGCCTTGCAGAGTCATGATCATAATCAACAAAGAGAGTCTTGTTCAAGAATAATTGCCAACTCAGACTGCAACTTGACATGCAAATTGAGTGAATCTTCTTTTGTTGCTCATCCACAAGAAGTTTCAGATCAACATCTTCTGGAAGGCAGTGCTTGTGCTTTCTGCCTCAAATCTAAGATAACAGAG GGAACTGGACCAATGCTGCACTATGCAAAAGGCAGGGAGGTGGTGGGAGATGCCACTTCACTTTCAAAAGCCATACCTGTGCATATGAAATGTATTGACTG GGCGCCTCAAGTATATTATGATGGTGAGATCATAAAAAATTTGGAGGCTGAATTGGCAAGAGCTTCAAAACTCAAGTGTAGTGGTTGTGGCCTAAAGGGTGCTGCTCTTGGCTGCCTTGTGAAGTCTTGTCGGAGGAGTTACCATATGCCCTGTGCATTTGAAATGCAGAACTGCCGTTGGGATACT GACAACTTCGTCATGCTGTGTCCGAGTCACAAATCAGTTAAATTTCCTAGTGAAAAGTCAAAGTCTAGGAAGCGTGCCAATATTGAAGCACGTCCAGAACCTGCTCCCAT AACATCCGAGCGATTGAATTTTTGGGCAAAATCGTCAGATGGACCAAAAGAGTGGGTTCTATGCGGATCTGCTCTATCCTCAGAAGAGAAG TATATGTTGGTCAAGTTTGCTAATGTGTGTGGCGCAACTGTGTGCAAGTCTTGGAACCCAAGTGTCACTCATGTCATTGCAGCAACAGATGAAAAGGGTGCATGCACCAGAACACTGAAAGTTCTCATGGCAATTTTGGGTGGAAAATGGATCCTAACAATTGATT GGATAAAAGCCtgttttcaagaaaattatcCTGTCAATGAAGAGGCTTATGAATTAAGCCTGGACAATCATGGCTGTTTTGGAGGTCCCAAAATTGGTAGACTGAGGGCTTCATCCAAT GCACCTAAGCTatttgatggtttgaagtttTATCTGAGTGGAGAGTATGTCCCAGCTTACAGAACTGACCTATTAGATCTAGTTGAAAATGCTGGAGGTTCCATAATCCACACTAAGGAACAGTTGATTTCCCAGACTGTTGCTACACAAACAACTAGCTCAGCTTGTCTAGTTGTTTATAGCAGTGATCCTCCACGTGGTAGTGAATTCGGGGAAGAAAGAAACATTTTGCTTCAACGACAAGCAAATGCTGAGGAACTGGCCAAGCCACTTGGTTGTCAGGTCATTCAGCATACATGGATTCTAGAGTCTATTGCTACATGTAAATTAGTGCCCTTCTGCTGA
- the LOC107022054 gene encoding multiple organellar RNA editing factor 2, chloroplastic-like isoform X1, protein MLTTAAAMMAGSATPFPSTSVYLAAGELSLSIPVPKPTNLAGRSSTFRRNSILHSIRVENPNPGRVNTIVCKANRSAYSPLNSGSNYGDRPPTEMAPLFPGCDYEHWLIVMDKPGGEGATKQQMIDCYIQTLAKVVGSSEEEAKKKIYNVSCERYFGFGCEIDEETSNKLEGLPGVLFVLPDSYVDPENKDYGAELFVNGEIVQRSPERQKRVEPVPQRAQDRPRYNDRTRYVRRRENTR, encoded by the exons ATGCTCACTACAGCAGCAGCTATGATGGCCGGCTCAGCCACTCCCTTCCCGTCGACCTCCGTATATCTCGCCGCCGGCGAACTTTCCTTATCAATCCCAGTACCTAAACCAACAAATCTCGCCGGCCGTTCATCCACTTTCCGCCGCAACTCCATCCTCCATTCCATCCGGGTCGAGAATCCAAATCCGGGTCGGGTCAATACTATCGTGTGCAAAGCTAACCGGTCCGCATACTCGCCACTGAACTCCGGGTCGAACTACGGCGACCGTCCACCGACTGAGATGGCTCCGCTTTTCCCCGGGTGTGATTACGAACACTGGCTTATAGTTATGGATAAGCCTGGAGGTGAAGGTGCTACTAAACAGCAGATGATTGATTGTTACATACAAACATTGGCTAAAGTAGTTGGGAG TAGTGAAGAAGAGGCCAAGAAGAAGATATACAATGTTTCATGCGAAAGATACTTTGGTTTTGGATGTGAGATTGATGAGGAGACATCAAATAAGCTTGAAG GTTTGCCTGGTGTTCTCTTTGTCCTACCAGATTCATATGTCGATCCTGAGAACAAGGATTATGGAG CTGAGCTATTTGTGAACGGAGAGATAGTTCAAAGATCACCTGAAAGACAAAAGAGAGTGGAGCCAGTACCCCAGAGAGCCCAAGACAGACCCAGATATAACGACCGAACACGTTATGTGAGACGCCGCGAGAACACACGGTGA
- the LOC107022036 gene encoding pentatricopeptide repeat-containing protein At1g13040, mitochondrial produces the protein MYKALGKHRLIYRTRISSYVKTGLVNEALQVFDEMTQSDCRVFSIDYNRIIGVLIRTSHFDLAEGYYNEMKPVGFSLNSLTYSKFICGLCKVKNFDLISRLLNDMDRVGIVPNFWAYNMYLNLLCSENLVDIALELIRVMGEKGREPDVVSYTIVISGLCRIGRFDNAVEMWHTMIRKGLRPDNKACKALVFGLCGSGKVDLAYELTLGILRGQVKFNTEIYNTLINGFCRAGRIDKAQAIKTFMKKNGCEPDLVTYNVFLNYCCNELMLEEAMKLIEKMERNGLEPDGYSYNQLLRGFCKANRLDKAYKLMVEKMETKGLVDVVSYNTIIRALCKTDHSKKAYNLFEEMEQKKILPDVVTFTILIEASLKEGNSSVAKALVDQMTSMGLFPDRVLYTSIIDNLCKTGKLGVAESIFRDMVEQGVAPDVISYNALISGFCKASRVTEALSLYEDMQARGLNPDEITFKLIIGGLIQEKNLSVACAIWDQMMEKGFTLDRDLSQTLINAINP, from the coding sequence ATGTATAAAGCTCTTGGTAAGCATAGACTCATATATCGTACTCGCATTTCAAGTTACGTGAAAACTGGTTTGGTAAACGAAGCACTCCAAGTGTTTGACGAAATGACTCAATCAGATTGTAGAGTTTTCAGCATTGATTACAATAGAATTATTGGTGTTTTGATTCGTACTTCGCATTTTGATTTAGCGGAAGGGTATTATAATGAGATGAAACCAGTTGGGTTTTCTTTAAATTCATTgacatattcaaaatttatttgtgGGTTGTGTAAAGTTAAGAACTTTGATCTTATTAGTAGGTTATTAAATGATATGGATAGGGTTGGGATTGTACCCAACTTTTGGGCATATAATATGTACTTAAATCTTTTGTGTAGTGAAAATTTGGTGGATATTGCTTTGGAGTTGATTAGAGTAATGGGAGAGAAAGGGAGAGAGCCAGATGTAGTGAGTTATACTATTGTTATTAGTGGGTTGTGTAGGATTGGACGTTTCGATAATGCTGTTGAAATGTGGCATACGATGATTAGGAAAGGTTTAAGACCGGACAATAAGGCTTGTAAAGCTCTTGTTTTTGGGCTGTGTGGGAGTGGTAAGGTTGATTTGGCTTATGAGCTGACTTTGGGTATTCTAAGGGGTCAAGTCAAATTCAACACGGAAATATACAATACGCTGATAAATGGATTTTGTCGAGCTGGTAGGATTGACAAAGCACAAGCAATTAAGACATTCATGAAGAAAAACGGGTGTGAACCAGATTTGGTTACTTATAATGTGTTCTTGAATTATTGTTGTAACGAGCTTATGTTGGAAGAGGCGATGAAGTTGATCGAGAAGATGGAACGAAATGGGTTGGAACCTGATGGTTACAGCTATAACCAGCTTCTCAGAGGTTTCTGCAAAGCGAATAGATTAGATAAGGCTTATAAGTTAATGGTTGAAAAGATGGAAACCAAAGGATTGGTAGATGTTGTATCTTACAATACTATTATTAGAGCACTCTGCAAGACAGACCACAGTAAGAAGGCATACAATCTCTTCGAGGAGATGgagcaaaaaaaaattctccctGACGTTGTAACTTTTACGATTCTTATAGAAGCTTCTCTAAAAGAAGGCAATTCTAGTGTAGCTAAGGCACTTGTTGATCAGATGACCAGCATGGGCCTTTTTCCTGATCGTGTACTGTACACTTCTATTATAGATAACCTGTGCAAGACAGGTAAATTAGGGGTGGCTGAGAGTATTTTCCGTGATATGGTGGAACAGGGTGTTGCTCCTGATGTTATCTCGTATAATGCACTAATCAGTGGATTTTGCAAGGCTTCTAGAGTAACAGAAGCACTGAGTCTTTATGAAGATATGCAAGCCAGAGGTTTGAATCCTGATGAAATCACCTTTAAATTGATTATTGGAGGTCTCATACAGGAGAAGAACCTCTCAGTGGCTTGTGCAATCTGGGACCAGATGATGGAAAAGGGTTTTACTCTTGACCGAGATTTATCTCAGACTCTTATTAATGCAATCAACCCATAG